In a single window of the Halomicroarcula saliterrae genome:
- a CDS encoding TIGR04347 family pseudo-SAM/SPASM protein yields MISVSKLLTGLDAEGDGLRYDAAEESTKRQIRNRKQRRPVVVWNVTKQCNLYCDHCYAAADTDIADGELTTAEGKALLDDLADYGAPVVLFSGGEPLVRQDLEELIAHAADAGIRPVLSTNGTLITEARARSLRDAGLAYAGVSVDGLPEINDAFRGVDGAFDGAVQGIENCLDAGLKTGLRYTITERNAPDLEGVVELLSDVGVDRFCFYHLDYGGRGTEILDADLSPVDRREAVKRVCDMTRDYHARGEEIETLLVGNYADAAYLVEYAREHMGEEQARRVYEYLRVNGGDPTGERVADIDYQGNVHLTQFWQGYSLGNVRDRSFGAIWEDESNPLLRALRDRESHLTGRCSDCRYAGVCRGGSRLRALTVADDPFAPDPQCYLTAEEITGPRPFGAAESD; encoded by the coding sequence ATGATATCCGTCTCGAAACTGCTGACCGGCCTCGACGCCGAGGGCGACGGCCTCCGGTACGACGCGGCCGAGGAGTCGACGAAACGCCAGATTCGGAACCGGAAACAGCGCCGCCCGGTCGTCGTCTGGAACGTCACCAAACAGTGCAATCTCTACTGTGACCACTGCTACGCCGCCGCGGACACCGACATCGCCGACGGGGAGCTGACCACGGCCGAGGGCAAGGCACTGCTCGACGACCTCGCCGACTACGGCGCGCCGGTCGTCCTCTTCTCGGGCGGCGAGCCGCTCGTGCGACAAGACCTCGAAGAACTGATCGCCCACGCGGCCGACGCGGGTATCCGGCCCGTCCTCTCGACCAACGGGACGCTCATCACCGAGGCCCGGGCCCGGTCGCTTCGCGACGCTGGGCTGGCCTACGCCGGCGTCTCCGTCGACGGGCTCCCGGAGATCAACGACGCGTTCCGGGGCGTCGACGGCGCGTTCGACGGCGCGGTTCAGGGCATCGAGAACTGCCTCGACGCCGGGCTGAAAACCGGGCTGCGGTACACCATCACCGAACGCAACGCCCCCGACCTCGAAGGGGTCGTGGAGCTGCTGTCCGACGTGGGGGTCGACCGCTTTTGCTTCTATCACCTCGACTACGGCGGCCGCGGGACCGAGATTCTCGACGCCGACCTCTCGCCCGTCGACCGCCGCGAGGCCGTCAAGCGGGTCTGTGACATGACCCGCGACTACCACGCCCGCGGTGAGGAGATCGAGACGTTGCTGGTCGGCAACTACGCCGACGCGGCCTATCTGGTCGAGTACGCTCGCGAGCACATGGGCGAGGAGCAGGCCCGACGTGTCTACGAGTACCTGCGGGTCAACGGCGGTGACCCGACCGGCGAGCGCGTCGCCGACATCGATTATCAGGGGAACGTCCACCTCACGCAGTTCTGGCAGGGGTACTCGCTGGGGAACGTCCGCGACAGGTCCTTCGGCGCTATCTGGGAGGACGAGTCGAATCCGCTGTTGCGAGCGCTTCGCGACCGCGAGTCCCATCTCACGGGTCGCTGTAGCGACTGCCGGTACGCTGGCGTGTGTCGGGGCGGGTCGAGACTTCGCGCGCTGACTGTCGCCGACGACCCCTTCGCGCCCGACCCACAGTGTTACCTGACTGCCGAGGAGATCACCGGTCCGAGGCCGTTCGGAGCGGCCGAATCCGACTGA
- a CDS encoding PHP domain-containing protein: MLSVELHTHSSLSHDGRDPVELLLEQARAVGLDALAVTDHDELEASRRAADLAPDYGLVGIPGMEVTCEAGHVLALGIAEAIPPGLSFAETLDRIRDQGGLAVVPHPFQESRHGVLDRISKDELTAADAIEVYNSRLLTGRSNRQAERFARRRGLPMTAGSDAHIAEMVGQAVTTVDASERSVDGILEAIREGRTTVEGKRTPWRISFRQAAGGARRRIVSRLGGLLE, encoded by the coding sequence GTGCTGTCGGTCGAGCTCCACACACACTCGTCGCTGTCCCACGACGGCCGGGACCCTGTCGAACTCCTCCTCGAACAGGCCCGCGCCGTCGGACTGGACGCGCTGGCCGTCACCGACCACGACGAGCTCGAAGCCAGCCGCCGAGCGGCTGACCTCGCTCCCGACTACGGGCTCGTCGGCATCCCGGGCATGGAGGTCACCTGCGAGGCCGGCCACGTCCTCGCGCTCGGCATCGCGGAGGCGATTCCACCGGGGCTGTCCTTCGCCGAGACGCTCGACCGCATCCGTGACCAGGGTGGTCTCGCCGTGGTCCCCCACCCGTTTCAGGAGTCGCGCCACGGCGTCCTCGACAGGATATCGAAGGACGAGCTCACGGCCGCCGACGCCATCGAAGTGTACAACTCCCGCTTGCTCACCGGTCGGTCGAACCGACAGGCAGAGCGCTTCGCCCGGCGGCGCGGCCTCCCGATGACCGCCGGCAGCGACGCCCACATCGCCGAGATGGTGGGACAGGCGGTGACGACGGTCGACGCGAGCGAGCGGTCCGTCGACGGTATCCTCGAGGCCATCCGCGAGGGACGGACCACGGTCGAGGGCAAGCGGACGCCGTGGCGTATCAGCTTCCGGCAGGCCGCCGGCGGGGCCAGACGCCGTATCGTGAGCCGTCTCGGAGGGCTGCTCGAGTAA
- a CDS encoding asparagine synthase C-terminal domain-containing protein: MRGADETLVREALSARDPLPGTTGFAGEVDGGLVRDVLGREPLFVESGTPRDSMPVWSHDPRDLADPELFAAGHVRDTDGERAVWTLPDPEPFADRETAVDRVREAVETSVDTVETDGLAVAFSGGVDSALLAARLDAPLYVAGFPGSHDVGAARSAADLLDRELHVVELTHDAIERAVPEIAAATGRTDAMAVQIALPLYLTAERVAADGFDRLGLGQGADELFGGYAKVEKAPDDPRVEADTVRGAQREVVHTLPEQLPRDVLALRHAGVEPVTPLLHDRVVSAALRLDDEMLVDGETRKWTLRRAALGSLPEAIATRDKKAAQYGSLAARELDRLARQAGYKRRMDDHVTNYVESLL, translated from the coding sequence ATGCGTGGCGCCGACGAGACCCTCGTCCGCGAGGCGCTTTCGGCCCGTGACCCGCTGCCCGGAACGACCGGATTCGCCGGCGAGGTCGACGGCGGGCTCGTCAGAGACGTACTGGGCCGAGAGCCGCTGTTCGTCGAGTCCGGCACGCCCCGAGATTCGATGCCGGTCTGGAGCCACGACCCCCGAGACCTGGCAGACCCAGAGCTGTTCGCGGCCGGCCACGTGCGCGATACCGACGGTGAGCGTGCGGTCTGGACACTTCCCGACCCCGAGCCGTTCGCCGACCGCGAGACCGCTGTCGACCGCGTCCGTGAAGCCGTCGAGACGAGCGTGGACACCGTCGAGACCGACGGGCTGGCCGTCGCCTTCTCGGGCGGGGTGGACTCGGCCCTGCTCGCGGCCCGGCTCGACGCGCCGCTGTACGTCGCCGGCTTCCCCGGGAGTCACGACGTCGGCGCCGCGCGTTCGGCGGCCGACCTGCTCGACCGCGAGCTACACGTGGTAGAGCTGACCCACGACGCCATCGAGCGAGCCGTTCCGGAGATAGCCGCCGCGACCGGACGGACCGACGCGATGGCCGTCCAGATCGCGCTCCCGCTGTACCTGACCGCCGAGCGCGTCGCCGCCGACGGGTTCGACCGCCTCGGACTGGGGCAGGGCGCCGACGAACTGTTCGGTGGCTACGCGAAAGTCGAGAAGGCCCCCGACGACCCCCGTGTCGAGGCCGACACGGTCCGGGGCGCACAGCGTGAGGTCGTCCACACGCTGCCCGAACAGCTCCCGCGGGACGTGCTGGCCCTGCGTCACGCGGGCGTCGAACCGGTGACGCCGCTGCTGCACGACCGGGTGGTGTCGGCCGCACTCCGGCTCGACGACGAGATGCTGGTCGACGGGGAGACCCGCAAGTGGACGCTCCGCCGGGCCGCGCTGGGCTCGTTGCCCGAGGCTATCGCGACCCGAGACAAGAAGGCGGCCCAGTACGGCTCGCTGGCCGCGCGCGAACTCGACCGGCTGGCTCGCCAGGCCGGCTACAAGCGCCGGATGGACGACCACGTCACGAACTACGTCGAGTCGCTCCTGTAG
- a CDS encoding DUF2061 domain-containing protein, with the protein MVQHRRSLVKAVSYRVFATSVVFAIAFVFTGELGSSAKIGLSAAVAKTVLYYLWERLWNAIDWGTGPA; encoded by the coding sequence GTGGTACAGCACCGGCGGTCACTCGTCAAGGCCGTCAGTTACCGCGTCTTCGCGACGTCAGTGGTCTTCGCCATCGCGTTCGTCTTCACCGGCGAACTCGGCTCGTCCGCGAAAATCGGGCTCTCGGCGGCCGTCGCCAAGACGGTCCTGTACTATCTGTGGGAGCGGCTGTGGAACGCCATCGACTGGGGGACGGGGCCGGCGTAA